The genome window GAGATCCCTGCATGTGTAAAGACATGCATCGTCGACGCCCGTATATTCGGAGATCTTTCTGACAAGAAGTCAGAGGTTTATAAACTCGTGCACGAAAAGGGTGCCAAGCGCCTGAGTTCAAAAGAGGTCAGTATTGGTCCTAATATCTATTATCTAGGCAAAAAGAAGGATATATCCCTCCTATTTACAAAATGCGCGCCGCATGAAAGAAAATGGGAGAAGGTAAGCTCGCTGCCTCCTGGCAGAAGGGAGATGCTCCTTGCAGCAATCAAAGGGCTCCCAACTTTTATCTAGTATGGGCCGCTAAAGACAAATGAATTCGGGGGGCAATCTGCCCCCCCATTTTAAAATCAGACCTGCAATATATCGAATGTAATTTTCCTGATTTGAAGCGATAATCAGTCGGAGAATCAGGTTTTTTTATGGCTGAAGAACGAAAATCATCAGCAAGAGATTTTTTTGGCCTTTTCTCGGTGTATTCAGCCTATGAGGAGAGGATTAGATAAAATTAGATAAAAGGTAAAAAAATAATAAATTATTAAAGGGGGAGATGTCGTTGTATGAAGATGAAAACTGCAGGATTTGTTTTAGGGGTATTGGCGTTGTTTATTACTTCCGGTGTAGCCATGGCAGGTGCGCCTCTTACTAACATTGAAGGGGTTGGGGGGTGTGCCCTTAATCCGTTCGCCTATGTGGCTAATCCACTTAAAGGTGGTGACAAAGGACTGCTTGGGAATGGTATGATTTCAAGGCCGCAGATCGGCATCTGGAACGTAGGGCTTACCGAGAGCCATATCAACTGGTGGAGCGTGGGTATTAATGAGACATTACTTAACCGGGTTGAGATAGGCTACGGCCATGAATTTATTGATGTAAAAAAACTTCAGAACATCGACAAGGACAATCTGTCCATGAAGGTCAATATGATCAAGGAAGGCGACTTTGGCATAGGGCTCATGCCAGCGATATCGGCCGGATTGATTTGGAAAAATACTGGGTTCGACGCAAAGCTAAGGAAGAGCTCGGATGCCGATTATTATTTAGTTGCTACAAAGATGTTCGGAAACCTCCCTATGCCTATAATATTAAATGCCGGCCTTTTGTCCACCACTGGTTATGTAAGAGGGGTGCTTGGCTTTGGCGACCATAGAGACACAGTGTTTTTCGGCAATGTCGAGACAGTCGTCCTCAAGAAGTTTATAGTTGGTCTTGAATACGAACAGGATGCCGATGTGGGCAAAGTCTTTAAAAATGATCCTACGCATTATTCAACCCATTCTTTATGGGAAGGACATATAGCCTACAACTATGATGATCATCTGATGCTTGTAGCCTCATATGCGAATACAGGCGACAAGAATTCCGTCTCTGAAACGGCTTTTAGCGGTGGGTACGTATTGTCACTGCAATATGCATTTTAAGGAGAGCCTGTTCGATCCCCCTACCAATATTAGGAAGGGGGATCGATTTTTTATTTATTATAAACCAAACTGTTTTAATCTATTCAAGAGGGTTTTGTAGCTGATCTTTAACATCCTGGCAGCCGCCGCCTTATTTCCTCCCGTAGCTTCGAGTGCGGTTTGGATAAGTCTTTTTTCCTTTTTGAGCGTTTCCTTTTTTGTTTCGGACCAGAGCCCATCCTTGCCTTCACTTCGTTTTTCTTGTTGATCGTCTCGGCGCATTAGCAATAGTTTCAATGATTCGGCTGTGATATTCCCTTTAGTGAAGACCGAAGCCCTATCAATGATATTGAAGAGCTCCCTGACATTTCCAGGGTAGTCGTATTGTAACAGCAACGCCTCTGCATCCCTCTCGATGGTTATCCTGCCGCCGGACATCCTTTCGATCTCCTGTATGCGCAAACAGGCCAAAGGGATAATATCATCGGGTCTTTCTCTTAGGGGTGGTACGTGTATAGGAAGGCTCGAAAGGCGATAAAACAGGTCTTCTCTGAAGCCACTTTCTCTGTTAAGCTCACGATTTGTGGCTGCAATAACCCTTGTATTGCTCCTATGTTCAATCGAGGCCCCGATCGGCATATAAAGACCGGAGTCAAGGAATCTTAAAAATTTAGGCTGGACGGCAGGAGGCAGGTCGCCTATCTCGTCAAGAAAGAGCGTTCCATTGTTTGCATTCGCGATCAGACCTTGTCGGGTCTCGTTGGCGCCCGTAAAGCTCCCTTTTATGTGACCAAATAGCAAGGAATCGGCGAGTTCGGGGGTAAGGTTGGCGCAATTTATCGCTATGAAGCCCGCCCGCCCGCTCTCTCTGTGTATAAAACGGGCGAGCATGTCTTTCCCTGTACCGGTTTCGCCTGTGATAAGCACCGGTAGCATGGTTGGCGCCGCGAGTTCGGCGGTCTTTAAGACCTCTTTCATTTGATGGGATGCTGCAATGATGTTTAGTTGATCTTCAAGCGGGATATGTTCGGCAAATAACCTGCACATGGCTTCTATATCCACTGGTTTTTCAAGAAAGTCCGTTGCGCCAAGCCGTATTGCCTCGACGGCTTTTTGTATGGTCCCATAGGCGGTGACGACAATAACTATGCAAGATGGATTTCCAGCCTTTATCGGTCTTATCAATCCCAAACCATCTCCATCCGGGAGCTGTATGTCCAACAATGCGCCGTGGATTTCATTGAAGGCGGTCTTTTCCGCCTCTTTGAACGTACAGACCGTTTTGGTATTGAATCTTTCAGAGAGGGCTTGTGCAAATAACTCGGCAAGTCTTTTATTGTCTTCGACTATAAGTATATTCTTTTTCATGCCGTTTGATCCGATCCGTTTCCTTGTTGACTTTATAGGGTTTTGCCTTTCTGATATTATAGGCTATTTTTAGCCTGTCTTGCTATAGCCGCAGTTTGGCCGTGTGAAATCTAATAAAAATGAAAAAGACTATTGCAGTACTTGATATAGGTTCCCAAACCTTTAGAATGGCCATTGTAGATGTGGAGGCTGGCGGAATTAAGATTCGCTGTTCCGAACGTGTGAATGTACGTCTCGGCCAAGGGCTTTCAGCCGCACCAAGGCTTTCGGTTAGTGGGATCAAAAACGGCGTCGCTGCTTTAAAAAGATTTAGGAACCTACTCACGGGATATGATATCGACAGGGTGGTTGCCTACGGCACGGCTGCCCTTAGGAAGGCGGAAAATGCCTCTGTCTTTATAGATATGGCCAAAAATGCCGGATTTGATATAGAGATACTTGCCGGAAATGAAGAGGCGCGCCTCAGCGCCATGGGGGTGTATTACAGCCTAAAAGGTATCAGTAATAGAATGTCGCTGATCGCGGATGTCGGCGGTGGCAGTACAGAGCTTATCCTCGCAAGAGGCGGCGAGATACTTTTCAGTCGTAGTCTTGACATAGGGGCTGTAGGGCTCTCTGAAAAATTTTTTGGAACGGGCGTCTTGTCGGGTGAGGAATTTGAAAGATTGGGGCGCTTTGTTGCAAGGCCTATCCATGATGCAAAAAGAGATATTGGGCATACTGTCCCTGAGATATTGATAGGGACGGGTGGGAGCGCGACCGCAGCCGGGGCTATGTTTATCAAGATGGCCAGATATGAGCCGAGCCGCATAAGGGGGCTTGTATTGAGCGCCGATGGGCTTAGCGACCTTCTGTCCTGCCTTATCAAGGCAAAAACACCCTTGGAGAAAAATACGATCCTCGGTCTCGAGCCTGAAAGGGCTGACATACTTCCTGCTGGTATCGCGATTTTTTTAAGTGTATTATCAACTTTTAATCTCAAAGATATGATCATAACAGACGGTGG of Dissulfurimicrobium hydrothermale contains these proteins:
- a CDS encoding DUF3034 family protein, producing the protein MKMKTAGFVLGVLALFITSGVAMAGAPLTNIEGVGGCALNPFAYVANPLKGGDKGLLGNGMISRPQIGIWNVGLTESHINWWSVGINETLLNRVEIGYGHEFIDVKKLQNIDKDNLSMKVNMIKEGDFGIGLMPAISAGLIWKNTGFDAKLRKSSDADYYLVATKMFGNLPMPIILNAGLLSTTGYVRGVLGFGDHRDTVFFGNVETVVLKKFIVGLEYEQDADVGKVFKNDPTHYSTHSLWEGHIAYNYDDHLMLVASYANTGDKNSVSETAFSGGYVLSLQYAF
- a CDS encoding sigma-54-dependent transcriptional regulator — protein: MKKNILIVEDNKRLAELFAQALSERFNTKTVCTFKEAEKTAFNEIHGALLDIQLPDGDGLGLIRPIKAGNPSCIVIVVTAYGTIQKAVEAIRLGATDFLEKPVDIEAMCRLFAEHIPLEDQLNIIAASHQMKEVLKTAELAAPTMLPVLITGETGTGKDMLARFIHRESGRAGFIAINCANLTPELADSLLFGHIKGSFTGANETRQGLIANANNGTLFLDEIGDLPPAVQPKFLRFLDSGLYMPIGASIEHRSNTRVIAATNRELNRESGFREDLFYRLSSLPIHVPPLRERPDDIIPLACLRIQEIERMSGGRITIERDAEALLLQYDYPGNVRELFNIIDRASVFTKGNITAESLKLLLMRRDDQQEKRSEGKDGLWSETKKETLKKEKRLIQTALEATGGNKAAAARMLKISYKTLLNRLKQFGL
- a CDS encoding Ppx/GppA phosphatase family protein, which gives rise to MKKTIAVLDIGSQTFRMAIVDVEAGGIKIRCSERVNVRLGQGLSAAPRLSVSGIKNGVAALKRFRNLLTGYDIDRVVAYGTAALRKAENASVFIDMAKNAGFDIEILAGNEEARLSAMGVYYSLKGISNRMSLIADVGGGSTELILARGGEILFSRSLDIGAVGLSEKFFGTGVLSGEEFERLGRFVARPIHDAKRDIGHTVPEILIGTGGSATAAGAMFIKMARYEPSRIRGLVLSADGLSDLLSCLIKAKTPLEKNTILGLEPERADILPAGIAIFLSVLSTFNLKDMIITDGGLLLGLLINLVQKELGIHVEPSYTSGLYI